The Pelecanus crispus isolate bPelCri1 chromosome 7, bPelCri1.pri, whole genome shotgun sequence genome includes a window with the following:
- the SNTN gene encoding sentan, whose product MCGCTASVPSTKQYSVNQPGPASTKKSSATAAGMPKRIPIAKQLASIKALGKGSDLEKAFATAALVYNNSADPEGKLSKAETKSLLQTQFWGFIQGQENKPKYQEIISALDEESENKIDFEDFMILLVSLTLMSDLLREIKDVKTTK is encoded by the exons ATGTGTGGCTGTACAGCAAGCGTTCCCAGCACGAAGCAGTACTCGGTCAATCAGCCAGGTCCTGCTTCCACCAAAAAAAGCTCTGCAACTGCAGCAGGCATGCCCAAGCG CATACCTATAGCCAAGCAGCTGGCATCAATAAAAG CTCTAGGAAAAGGCTCAGACCTTGAAAAAGCTTTTGCTACTGCAGCTTTGGTGTATAACAACTCCGCTGACCCCGAGGGCAAGCTCAGCAAAGCTGAAACCAAAAGCTTGCTGCAAACCCAGTTTTGGGGTTTCATACAG GgccaagaaaacaaaccaaaataccaggaaataatttctgccCTGGATGAGGAGTCGGAGAACAAAATTGATTTTGAAGATTTCATGATCTTGTTGGTCAGTCTCACTCTAATGTCTGACCTGCTGCGGGAGATCAAAGATGTGAAAACCACAAAATGA